DNA from Streptomyces sp. NBC_01260:
CCTCCAGGACGAACGGGCGTACGACGAGGTCAAGGACCTGCTCTCGATCGCCGAGGACACCAAGACGATCGTCGTCACGATCGCCTCGGCGATGATGACCTTCATCGGTGTGGTCTTCAGCATCTCGCTGGTGGCCGTGCAGATGGCGAGCGGACAGCTCACACCCCGGGTGGTACGGATCTTCGTACGGAGCCGGATCAGCAAGCTCACGCTGTCGGTGTTCCTGGCGACGTTCGTGTTCTCGCTGCTGGTCCTCAGCTCGTACGAGAGCGAGACGGACCCGCGCCGGGTGGTCTCCGTGCCGTTCCTGCAGAGTGTGCTGACCGCCGCGCTCGTCGGGCTCAGCCTGCTGCTCTTCATCGCGTATGTGAGCTCGACGCTGCGACTGATGCAGGTCGGCCCCGTCGTCGACCGCATCACCCGGGATTCCTTCCGGGTGCTGGGGCGGATGCCTGGCGGCCTGCCTCAGGAGGGGCCGCTCGCGGCCGAGACCGGGCGGCTCGTGCACGAGGGGCGGGCCGGGGTCCTGCGGGACGTGAACGTGGCACGGCTGGTGCGGGCAGCCCGGCGCCAGGGCGTCGTTCTCCGGCTGATCCCGCGGCTCGGGGACTTCGTCGTGCCGGGGACGCCGGTGCTGGCGGTGCACGGCGGGGCCGCGCCGCCCCGGCGCGCGCTGCGGTACACGGTGTCCGTCGGGGTCGAGCGCACGCTGCACCAGGATCTGGCGTTCGGGCTGCGCCAGCTGTCGGACATCGCGCTGCGGGCCCTCTCGCCGGCCGTGAACGACCCGACCACCGCCGTGCAGTGCCTGGACCGGATCGTGCAGTTCCTGGCAGCCCTCGCGGACCTGCCCCTCGGCGCCGCCCACCACCGGGACCGCAAGGGGGTCGTACGGCTGGTGCAGGACGTGCCGGGGTGGGCGGATCTGGTGGATCTCGGCTTCGAGGAGATCCGGCGGTGCGCGACGGGCAGTCCGCAGGTCACCCGGCGGCTGCTGGCCGGGATCGACGATCTCCTGCTGCTGACGGCGCCCGAGCGGCAGGGGCCGCTGGTCCGGCACCGTACGCTGCTGATTCAGGCGGTGGAGCGCACGGTGCCGGACGCGGACGAGCGGGAGTTCGCGCTGCTTCCCGACCGGCAGGGGATCGGGTGAGCCGGACTCCGCCTCTACGGCATCAGGTGGTAGTCCGGGAAGTTGCCCGGCAGGCGCTCGCCCGGCGGGCCCTCGGTCACGGCGCGGACCAGGAGTTCACCGCCGACGAAGGCACCGCGCCACGAGCCGCCGAAGCCGCCGAAGAGCTCCTCGCGGTCGCCCCGGGAGCGCGGCACGCCGTGGCCGACCTTGAACGCGCGGATCTGGGGAGCCAGCCTCTCGTACGTAGCGGGGTCGTCGGTCGAGAGGGTGGCGACCAGGGCCCCGTTCGAGGCGTTCATGGCGGCGAGGAGCTCCGCCTCCGTATCGACCAGGACGATCGTGTCGACCGGGCCGAAGGGCTCCGCGTGGTGGAGCGGGGAGGACGGCGGCGGGTTGAGGAGCGTGACCGGGTGGAGGTAGGCGGAGGTGTCCTGGCCCGGAAGGAAGTGGCCGTCCGCGGGAGATGCGCCGGCGCGGTGCAGTGGGACCGCGCCCCGGTCGATCGCCTCGGCCACCTGGTCGGCCAGTTCCTCGGCCTTGGCCGCGTTGATCAGTGGGCCGAAGTCCAGGGCGGGAAGCGGATCGGCCGGGTCCGCCACGGCGAGGGGGTGGCCCACGCGCAGGGCGCGGACCGCCGGGAGGTACGCCGCCAGGAACGCGTCGAACGCGCTGCGCTGCACGACGAAGCGCGGGTAGGCGGTACAGCGCTGCTTCCCGTAGTCGAAGAGCTTCGGGACGACGGCGCCGAGCGCGTCCCAGTCCGTGTGGTTCCAGATGCCCCAGGTGTTGAGCCCCTCCTGTTCGAGGATGTGCCGTTTACCGAGGTCGGCCACGGCGGTGGCGATACGGGCTCCGGTGTCGCGGCCCCCGACGAAGGAGACGCAGCCGATCTCCGGTGAGCGGACCAGGGCCTCGGAGAGTTCGCCGCCACTGCCGCTGACGAGAGTGAGAGGGACGCCCTCGCGGGCGGCGAGCGCACAGGCCAGGGTCAGACATGCGACGCCGCCGTCGGTGGGGGCCTTCGCGATCACGGCGTTGCCGGCGAGTGCCTGCACCAGCATCGCGTGGACCAGCACGGACATGGGGTAGTTCCAGCTGGCGATGTTGGAGACGGGTCCCGGGAGCGGGGTGCGGTCGGTGAGCATCCGGTCGATGTTGTCGACGTACCACCGCACCCCGTCGATCGCCCGGTCGACATCCGTCTGGGCGAGACGCCATGGCTTGCCGATCTCCCAGACGAGGAGGAGGGCGAGCAGTTCACGGTGTTCGGTCAGGGCGTCGAGGGTGGCCGCGACGCGGGCGCGGCGCTCGGGGAGGGGGATGTGCCGCCAGGCGCGGTGCTGGTCGAGGGCGGCGCGGACCGCGTGCGTGGCGGTGGGGGCGTCGAGTCGGGGCGGTCCGGCGATGGGGGTGCCGTCCACGGGGGTGGTGACGGAGAGCACCCGGCCGTCGCGCTGCCAGGTGGCTGCCCAGAGGTTCAGGACGCGGTCGTCCTGGAAGGCCTCGGGGGCGGCGGCGAGGCAGCGGTGCCAGGCGTCCTGCCAGGCTGTGCCGGGTTTGAGGGCGAGGGTGGTGCGGGGTGTGGGTGTGGTGCCGGAGGTCATGGGGTTCTCCGCTCTCGGTGCACAGTCGGGGCGGCGGATGCGGTGGGGAGGAGTGCGGCGGGGTGCGGCGGGCCTTGTCCCCTCGCCCGCCCTTCCCGTGACCGGGGCTCCGCCCCGGGCCCCGCCCCTCAATGGCCGGAGGGGCTGGAGTGGGGGGCGGGACCGGGAAAGCGCAGGCTGGAAGAGCGGGACGGCTGGGGCGTGAGTCGCGTTCGGGTCAGGCGGGCTCGGGTCAGTATCGCTGTTTCTGTGGGAGTGGAGCCGACTGACACTCCCGCCGCCTCCAGCGCACGCTGAGGCAGCCGGGCCGGCCGCGGGTGCGGGACATCGCCCCGAATCCGCAGCCGAACAGCCGGGAAGTGGTCTGGCGGCCACGTCCTTCACACCACGACGTCGGGCCTCCCCGCACATGTGCGGGGAGGCCCGACGTAAGGGGCCCGACGTGGTCGGGCCCGCCGATGGTGCTACTTGCGCAGCGCTGCCATGCCCTCGTAGCTGATCCGCGCCTGCTTCAGGGACTGCGCGAGGTCCGTCGAGCTCGGTGCGGTGTCCTGCTCGACCATCGGGTTGCGGTAGTTCGCCTCCCCGACGCGGCGGAAGAAGGTCCGGTAGTCGATGACCCCGGTGCCGAAGGGGACCATCTCGTAGCCGTCGCCGTTGGTGGTGCTGACCACGCCGTCCTTGGCGTGGAACAGCGGGTAGCGCTTGTTGTGGCGGCGGACCAGTGCCGCGGGGTCGAAGATGTTCTCCCGCTGCGATCCGTCGTGCGCGGTGTAGCCGTGGAACTTGTACTGGGCGACGTGTGCCCAGAAGATGTCCATCTCCAGCCATACGGTCTTCGGGTCAGTGACCTTGAGGAAGTACTCGAGCTTGCGGATGCCGGAGCTGCGGGTGGGCCGTCCCTGTGCGTCCAGCGGGCCGCCGTCGAGCAGGAAGCCGTAGGCCGCGTCGTGGTTGTGGGTGTACAGCTTGATCCCCGCACGACGGGCGATCTGCCCCATCGCGTTCCACTTGTCGGCCGCCACGTCCCAGTCGGCACGGTAGGCGCTGCCAGTGGGGTCACCACCGGTACCCATGTGGTCCATGCCGAGGATGTTCGCTATTTCGAGGCTCCGCTTGAACTGGTCCAGGTCGCTCTGGCTCAGCGGCCAGGACGAGGGGATGAAGCCGTGGTTGCCCTGGGCGCGCAGGCCGTAGTCGTCCAGCCAGGAGCGCAGCAGCTTCGCGCCCGCCACCGTTTCGAGGTTGTTGCCGCCGGGTGCGTTGGCGTGCTGGCCGAACCCGGCGAACTCGACCTGCTTGTAGCCGTACCGGGCGAGCTCCTTGAACACATCGCGGAAGCCCGAGGGAAGGCTGGTGCTGAGCGGATCGCGGCCCGTGGCGTCGCGCACGGTGTACAGGATGATCCCTCGCTTCGCCGCCGGGACCAGAGCCTGGCCTTGGCCGTGACCGTGGTTGTGGTCATGGCCGTGGCCCTGGTGGGACGCGGGCTGGGCGAAGGCCGGCGATGCGCCGAGTACGGGCGCGGCGATCGCCGTTGCCGCAGCGGCGGTGCAGGTGCTGAGGAAGCGGCGGCGGTTGACGCCGAGGGTGCGGCGCAGGGCGCTGTCCGTTCCGGATTCGTCGTTGTACTCGGTCACGGTCTCTCTCTTTCTCGAAGATGCGCACAAGGCTGTGCACGGACCGATCTCATGCGAGGCCGGCAAGCGTGAGGAGCAGGGACTTCACTTCGGTGGCCCGGACGGGGCCGGTGAACGCGTGGGGGGTGGAGCAGAGGATGAGCGGACCTTCTTCGTCGCTCAGGGGGAGGCGGCCGTGGCTGCCCCGGATAGGTGACGGGTCCAGGGGGACGACCGCCATGCGGTAGCGCATCCCGAGCTTCTTGCGGGCGACCGCGGTGGCCGCCTTGACCCGGACGTACGGGTCCTGGGGGTCCAGGAAGAGTTCGACGGGGTCGTAGCCGGGTTTGCGGTGGATCTCGACGAGCTGGGCGAAGTCGGGCGCGCGGTCGTCGTCGAGCCAGTAGTAGTACGTGAACCAGGCGTCCGGGTCCGCGACGGCGACCAGTTCGCCGGAGCGCGGATGGTCGAGTCCGTGTGCCTTCTTGCCCTCGTCGTCCAGGAGCTGCTCGATGCCCGGGAGGTCCGCCAGCGCTTCGCGGGCCGCTTCGAGGTCCTCGGGGCGGCGTACGTAGATGTGCGCGATCTGGTGGTCGGCGACGGCGAAGGCCCGGGAGGTCATCGGGTCCAGGTACTCC
Protein-coding regions in this window:
- a CDS encoding DUF2254 domain-containing protein — encoded protein: MSDRGYRPPRALSPLREHLRETFWFAPTLTLVCAIALWFAASALDEQLVAYLQDERAYDEVKDLLSIAEDTKTIVVTIASAMMTFIGVVFSISLVAVQMASGQLTPRVVRIFVRSRISKLTLSVFLATFVFSLLVLSSYESETDPRRVVSVPFLQSVLTAALVGLSLLLFIAYVSSTLRLMQVGPVVDRITRDSFRVLGRMPGGLPQEGPLAAETGRLVHEGRAGVLRDVNVARLVRAARRQGVVLRLIPRLGDFVVPGTPVLAVHGGAAPPRRALRYTVSVGVERTLHQDLAFGLRQLSDIALRALSPAVNDPTTAVQCLDRIVQFLAALADLPLGAAHHRDRKGVVRLVQDVPGWADLVDLGFEEIRRCATGSPQVTRRLLAGIDDLLLLTAPERQGPLVRHRTLLIQAVERTVPDADEREFALLPDRQGIG
- a CDS encoding aldehyde dehydrogenase family protein: MTSGTTPTPRTTLALKPGTAWQDAWHRCLAAAPEAFQDDRVLNLWAATWQRDGRVLSVTTPVDGTPIAGPPRLDAPTATHAVRAALDQHRAWRHIPLPERRARVAATLDALTEHRELLALLLVWEIGKPWRLAQTDVDRAIDGVRWYVDNIDRMLTDRTPLPGPVSNIASWNYPMSVLVHAMLVQALAGNAVIAKAPTDGGVACLTLACALAAREGVPLTLVSGSGGELSEALVRSPEIGCVSFVGGRDTGARIATAVADLGKRHILEQEGLNTWGIWNHTDWDALGAVVPKLFDYGKQRCTAYPRFVVQRSAFDAFLAAYLPAVRALRVGHPLAVADPADPLPALDFGPLINAAKAEELADQVAEAIDRGAVPLHRAGASPADGHFLPGQDTSAYLHPVTLLNPPPSSPLHHAEPFGPVDTIVLVDTEAELLAAMNASNGALVATLSTDDPATYERLAPQIRAFKVGHGVPRSRGDREELFGGFGGSWRGAFVGGELLVRAVTEGPPGERLPGNFPDYHLMP
- a CDS encoding sugar phosphate isomerase/epimerase family protein; the protein is MTEYNDESGTDSALRRTLGVNRRRFLSTCTAAAATAIAAPVLGASPAFAQPASHQGHGHDHNHGHGQGQALVPAAKRGIILYTVRDATGRDPLSTSLPSGFRDVFKELARYGYKQVEFAGFGQHANAPGGNNLETVAGAKLLRSWLDDYGLRAQGNHGFIPSSWPLSQSDLDQFKRSLEIANILGMDHMGTGGDPTGSAYRADWDVAADKWNAMGQIARRAGIKLYTHNHDAAYGFLLDGGPLDAQGRPTRSSGIRKLEYFLKVTDPKTVWLEMDIFWAHVAQYKFHGYTAHDGSQRENIFDPAALVRRHNKRYPLFHAKDGVVSTTNGDGYEMVPFGTGVIDYRTFFRRVGEANYRNPMVEQDTAPSSTDLAQSLKQARISYEGMAALRK